One genomic region from Phycodurus eques isolate BA_2022a chromosome 16, UOR_Pequ_1.1, whole genome shotgun sequence encodes:
- the zgc:158403 gene encoding tetratricopeptide repeat protein 39A isoform X2 → MRQVQTGPGPGPSAADREHNMSDGKDANAAHNNSSLMKKSLEESLDECMEALDLFLNNHFSESLERLQSKVGESMYHSLMYATVLEMQAMMTFQHDDICNAGATMKSAQELCQRFRRKSPNLGKSAGEPLTEEQLHAEVCYAECQLQRAALTFLQDENMVSFIKGGIKVRNSYLIYKQLHSYVKSQTCFKGPSHNHLEGGISFGIGAFNLTLSLFPPRILKVLEFAGFSGDKEYGLSLLDDGATALNLRSMLCALLLLCYYTFLTFILGKAPPRKLLTRLTDHSLLPSDLEDVVCLLLSFSGTGEGHVLEAERLLKIFRLRYPRAVALFEDGCKAQQAWKQFHHMCYWELMWCFTYKRAWKMAYFYADLLSKESHWSKAMYIYMKAAYLSMLPKEEERPFGEDEADLFRQVPAFKQKIAGKSPPTEKFAIRKARRYTARCPVRLTVPVLEMMYMWNGFSMIKKQPELTEGMMQTLVEAERTLLESPENEYTLDDRCVIHLLKGMCLKNQGLLQGAEECLHKVCSREKKLRFDHYLIPNALVELSLLYIEQGRRDEAIKLLHKAKHNYKEYSMESRTQFRIHAALAKLKAASVDAEETRL, encoded by the exons ATGCGACAAGTGCAAACTGGTCCTGGTCCTGGTCCGAGCGCGGCTGACAGGGAACATAACATGTCCGATGGAAAAGACGCCAATGCTGCTCACAA caACTCCTCCCTGATGAAGAAGAGCCTGGAAGAGAGCCTGGATGAGTGCATGGAGGCCCTGGATCTCTTCCTAAACAATCACTTCAGTGAGAGTCTGGAGAGGCTGCAGTCAAA AGTGGGTGAAAGCATGTACCACTCTCTTATGTACGCCACAGTCCTGGAAATGCAGGCCATGATGACTTTCCAGCATGACGACATTTGCAATGCCGGAGCTACAATGAAGAGCGCTCAGGAACTGTGTCAGAG GTTTCGCCGTAAATCTCCAAATTTAGGGAAGTCCGCAGGGGAGCCGCTCACTGAAG AGCAGCTCCATGCTGAAGTGTGTTACGCAGAATGCCAACTGCAAAGAGCTGCTCTCACCTTCCTTCAG GATGAGAATATGGTGAGTTTTATCAAAGGTGGGATCAAAGTACGAAACAGTTACCTGATTTACAA ACAGTTGCATTCCTATGTAAAATCTCAAACCTGTTTTAAAGGACCCAGCCACAATCACTTAGAGGGCGGGATTTCTTTTGGAATAGGAGCATTTAATCTG ACACTCTCTTTATTTCCACCACGGATACTAAAAGTTTTAGAGTTTGCAGGCTTCTCGGGAGATAAG GAGTACGGTTTGTCCCTGCTTGACGATGGCGCGACAGCATTAAATCTGCGCTCCATGCTGTGTGCTCTGCTGCTGCTTTGTTACTACACGTTTCTCACATTCATACTAGGTAAGGCGCCGCCCCGTAAACTCCTCACACGTCTGACTGATCACTCACTCCTGCCGAGTGATCTGGAAGATGTTGTAtgtctcctcctctccttctCAGGAACGGGTGAGGGACATGTGCTAGAAGCTGAAAGATTGTTGAAAATATTCAGGCTCCGCTATCCTCGG GCAGTGGCTCTATTTGAAGACGGCTGCAAGGCCCAGCAAGCGTGGAAGCAGTTCCACCACATGTGCTACTGGGAGCTGATGTGGTGCTTCACCTATAAGCGAGCGTGGAAGATGGCCTATTTCTATGCAGACCTGTTGAGCAAGGAAAGTCACTGGTCCAAG GCTATGTACATCTACATGAAAGCCGCTTATCTCAGCATGCTGCCTAAGGAGGAGGAACGCCCCTTTGGAGAGGATGAGGCGGATCTCTTTCG ACAAGTGCCTGCCTTCAAGCAGAAGATAGCGGGCAAGTCTCCCCCCACTGAGAAATTTGCAATCCGCAAAGCTCGCCGCTACACTGCCCGCTGCCCAGTCAGGCTAACAGTGCCAGTGCTG GAGATGATGTACATGTGGAATGGTTTTAGCATGATCAAAAAGCAACCGGAGCTGACTGAAGGCATGATGCAGACGCTAGTGGAGGCTGAGCGCACCCTGTTGGAGTCTCCAG AGAATGAGTATACGCTGGATGACCGGTGTGTAATCCACCTACTGAAGGGAATGTGTTTGAAAAACCAAGGGCTCCTCCAGGGTGCTGAGGAATGCCTTCATAAAGTTTGTTCTAG gGAGAAGAAGCTCAGGTTCGACCACTATCTCATTCCCAACGCCCTAGTGGAGCTCAGTCTCCTCTACATTGAACAAGGCCGAAGAGACGAGGCCATCAAACTGCTCCACAAGGCCAA ACACAACTACAAAGAATACTCTATGGAATCTCGTACGCAGTTCAGGATCCATGCCGCTCTGGCCAAACTGAAGGCTGCCTCCGTCGATGCGGAGGAAACTCGTCTGTAG
- the zgc:158403 gene encoding tetratricopeptide repeat protein 39A isoform X4 gives MRQVQTGPGPGPSAADREHNMSDGKDANAAHNNSSLMKKSLEESLDECMEALDLFLNNHFSESLERLQSKVGESMYHSLMYATVLEMQAMMTFQHDDICNAGATMKSAQELCQRFRRKSPNLGKSAGEPLTEEQLHAEVCYAECQLQRAALTFLQDENMVSFIKGGIKVRNSYLIYKQLHSYVKSQTCFKGPSHNHLEGGISFGIGAFNLTLSLFPPRILKVLEFAGFSGDKEYGLSLLDDGATALNLRSMLCALLLLCYYTFLTFILGTGEGHVLEAERLLKIFRLRYPRAVALFEDGCKAQQAWKQFHHMCYWELMWCFTYKRAWKMAYFYADLLSKESHWSKAMYIYMKAAYLSMLPKEEERPFGEDEADLFRQVPAFKQKIAGKSPPTEKFAIRKARRYTARCPVRLTVPVLEMMYMWNGFSMIKKQPELTEGMMQTLVEAERTLLESPENEYTLDDRCVIHLLKGMCLKNQGLLQGAEECLHKVCSREKKLRFDHYLIPNALVELSLLYIEQGRRDEAIKLLHKAKHNYKEYSMESRTQFRIHAALAKLKAASVDAEETRL, from the exons ATGCGACAAGTGCAAACTGGTCCTGGTCCTGGTCCGAGCGCGGCTGACAGGGAACATAACATGTCCGATGGAAAAGACGCCAATGCTGCTCACAA caACTCCTCCCTGATGAAGAAGAGCCTGGAAGAGAGCCTGGATGAGTGCATGGAGGCCCTGGATCTCTTCCTAAACAATCACTTCAGTGAGAGTCTGGAGAGGCTGCAGTCAAA AGTGGGTGAAAGCATGTACCACTCTCTTATGTACGCCACAGTCCTGGAAATGCAGGCCATGATGACTTTCCAGCATGACGACATTTGCAATGCCGGAGCTACAATGAAGAGCGCTCAGGAACTGTGTCAGAG GTTTCGCCGTAAATCTCCAAATTTAGGGAAGTCCGCAGGGGAGCCGCTCACTGAAG AGCAGCTCCATGCTGAAGTGTGTTACGCAGAATGCCAACTGCAAAGAGCTGCTCTCACCTTCCTTCAG GATGAGAATATGGTGAGTTTTATCAAAGGTGGGATCAAAGTACGAAACAGTTACCTGATTTACAA ACAGTTGCATTCCTATGTAAAATCTCAAACCTGTTTTAAAGGACCCAGCCACAATCACTTAGAGGGCGGGATTTCTTTTGGAATAGGAGCATTTAATCTG ACACTCTCTTTATTTCCACCACGGATACTAAAAGTTTTAGAGTTTGCAGGCTTCTCGGGAGATAAG GAGTACGGTTTGTCCCTGCTTGACGATGGCGCGACAGCATTAAATCTGCGCTCCATGCTGTGTGCTCTGCTGCTGCTTTGTTACTACACGTTTCTCACATTCATACTAG GAACGGGTGAGGGACATGTGCTAGAAGCTGAAAGATTGTTGAAAATATTCAGGCTCCGCTATCCTCGG GCAGTGGCTCTATTTGAAGACGGCTGCAAGGCCCAGCAAGCGTGGAAGCAGTTCCACCACATGTGCTACTGGGAGCTGATGTGGTGCTTCACCTATAAGCGAGCGTGGAAGATGGCCTATTTCTATGCAGACCTGTTGAGCAAGGAAAGTCACTGGTCCAAG GCTATGTACATCTACATGAAAGCCGCTTATCTCAGCATGCTGCCTAAGGAGGAGGAACGCCCCTTTGGAGAGGATGAGGCGGATCTCTTTCG ACAAGTGCCTGCCTTCAAGCAGAAGATAGCGGGCAAGTCTCCCCCCACTGAGAAATTTGCAATCCGCAAAGCTCGCCGCTACACTGCCCGCTGCCCAGTCAGGCTAACAGTGCCAGTGCTG GAGATGATGTACATGTGGAATGGTTTTAGCATGATCAAAAAGCAACCGGAGCTGACTGAAGGCATGATGCAGACGCTAGTGGAGGCTGAGCGCACCCTGTTGGAGTCTCCAG AGAATGAGTATACGCTGGATGACCGGTGTGTAATCCACCTACTGAAGGGAATGTGTTTGAAAAACCAAGGGCTCCTCCAGGGTGCTGAGGAATGCCTTCATAAAGTTTGTTCTAG gGAGAAGAAGCTCAGGTTCGACCACTATCTCATTCCCAACGCCCTAGTGGAGCTCAGTCTCCTCTACATTGAACAAGGCCGAAGAGACGAGGCCATCAAACTGCTCCACAAGGCCAA ACACAACTACAAAGAATACTCTATGGAATCTCGTACGCAGTTCAGGATCCATGCCGCTCTGGCCAAACTGAAGGCTGCCTCCGTCGATGCGGAGGAAACTCGTCTGTAG
- the zgc:158403 gene encoding tetratricopeptide repeat protein 39A isoform X3 has translation MRQVQTGPGPGPSAADREHNMSDGKDANAAHNNSSLMKKSLEESLDECMEALDLFLNNHFSESLERLQSKVGESMYHSLMYATVLEMQAMMTFQHDDICNAGATMKSAQELCQRFRRKSPNLGKSAGEPLTEEQLHAEVCYAECQLQRAALTFLQDENMVSFIKGGIKVRNSYLIYKQLHSYVKSQTCFKGPSHNHLEGGISFGIGAFNLTLSLFPPRILKVLEFAGFSGDKEYGLSLLDDGATALNLRSMLCALLLLCYYTFLTFILGTGEGHVLEAERLLKIFRLRYPRGAIFLFFAGRAEEMKGNIDEAVALFEDGCKAQQAWKQFHHMCYWELMWCFTYKRAWKMAYFYADLLSKESHWSKAMYIYMKAAYLSMLPKEEERPFGEDEADLFRQVPAFKQKIAGKSPPTEKFAIRKARRYTARCPVRLTVPVLEMMYMWNGFSMIKKQPELTEGMMQTLVEAERTLLESPENEYTLDDRCVIHLLKGMCLKNQGLLQGAEECLHKVCSREKKLRFDHYLIPNALVELSLLYIEQGRRDEAIKLLHKAKHNYKEYSMESRTQFRIHAALAKLKAASVDAEETRL, from the exons ATGCGACAAGTGCAAACTGGTCCTGGTCCTGGTCCGAGCGCGGCTGACAGGGAACATAACATGTCCGATGGAAAAGACGCCAATGCTGCTCACAA caACTCCTCCCTGATGAAGAAGAGCCTGGAAGAGAGCCTGGATGAGTGCATGGAGGCCCTGGATCTCTTCCTAAACAATCACTTCAGTGAGAGTCTGGAGAGGCTGCAGTCAAA AGTGGGTGAAAGCATGTACCACTCTCTTATGTACGCCACAGTCCTGGAAATGCAGGCCATGATGACTTTCCAGCATGACGACATTTGCAATGCCGGAGCTACAATGAAGAGCGCTCAGGAACTGTGTCAGAG GTTTCGCCGTAAATCTCCAAATTTAGGGAAGTCCGCAGGGGAGCCGCTCACTGAAG AGCAGCTCCATGCTGAAGTGTGTTACGCAGAATGCCAACTGCAAAGAGCTGCTCTCACCTTCCTTCAG GATGAGAATATGGTGAGTTTTATCAAAGGTGGGATCAAAGTACGAAACAGTTACCTGATTTACAA ACAGTTGCATTCCTATGTAAAATCTCAAACCTGTTTTAAAGGACCCAGCCACAATCACTTAGAGGGCGGGATTTCTTTTGGAATAGGAGCATTTAATCTG ACACTCTCTTTATTTCCACCACGGATACTAAAAGTTTTAGAGTTTGCAGGCTTCTCGGGAGATAAG GAGTACGGTTTGTCCCTGCTTGACGATGGCGCGACAGCATTAAATCTGCGCTCCATGCTGTGTGCTCTGCTGCTGCTTTGTTACTACACGTTTCTCACATTCATACTAG GAACGGGTGAGGGACATGTGCTAGAAGCTGAAAGATTGTTGAAAATATTCAGGCTCCGCTATCCTCGG GGAGCAATATTCCTCTTCTTTGCTGGCAGGGCAGAGGAGATGAAAGGAAACATCGATGAG GCAGTGGCTCTATTTGAAGACGGCTGCAAGGCCCAGCAAGCGTGGAAGCAGTTCCACCACATGTGCTACTGGGAGCTGATGTGGTGCTTCACCTATAAGCGAGCGTGGAAGATGGCCTATTTCTATGCAGACCTGTTGAGCAAGGAAAGTCACTGGTCCAAG GCTATGTACATCTACATGAAAGCCGCTTATCTCAGCATGCTGCCTAAGGAGGAGGAACGCCCCTTTGGAGAGGATGAGGCGGATCTCTTTCG ACAAGTGCCTGCCTTCAAGCAGAAGATAGCGGGCAAGTCTCCCCCCACTGAGAAATTTGCAATCCGCAAAGCTCGCCGCTACACTGCCCGCTGCCCAGTCAGGCTAACAGTGCCAGTGCTG GAGATGATGTACATGTGGAATGGTTTTAGCATGATCAAAAAGCAACCGGAGCTGACTGAAGGCATGATGCAGACGCTAGTGGAGGCTGAGCGCACCCTGTTGGAGTCTCCAG AGAATGAGTATACGCTGGATGACCGGTGTGTAATCCACCTACTGAAGGGAATGTGTTTGAAAAACCAAGGGCTCCTCCAGGGTGCTGAGGAATGCCTTCATAAAGTTTGTTCTAG gGAGAAGAAGCTCAGGTTCGACCACTATCTCATTCCCAACGCCCTAGTGGAGCTCAGTCTCCTCTACATTGAACAAGGCCGAAGAGACGAGGCCATCAAACTGCTCCACAAGGCCAA ACACAACTACAAAGAATACTCTATGGAATCTCGTACGCAGTTCAGGATCCATGCCGCTCTGGCCAAACTGAAGGCTGCCTCCGTCGATGCGGAGGAAACTCGTCTGTAG
- the zgc:158403 gene encoding tetratricopeptide repeat protein 39A isoform X1, with product MRQVQTGPGPGPSAADREHNMSDGKDANAAHNNSSLMKKSLEESLDECMEALDLFLNNHFSESLERLQSKVGESMYHSLMYATVLEMQAMMTFQHDDICNAGATMKSAQELCQRFRRKSPNLGKSAGEPLTEEQLHAEVCYAECQLQRAALTFLQDENMVSFIKGGIKVRNSYLIYKQLHSYVKSQTCFKGPSHNHLEGGISFGIGAFNLTLSLFPPRILKVLEFAGFSGDKEYGLSLLDDGATALNLRSMLCALLLLCYYTFLTFILGKAPPRKLLTRLTDHSLLPSDLEDVVCLLLSFSGTGEGHVLEAERLLKIFRLRYPRGAIFLFFAGRAEEMKGNIDEAVALFEDGCKAQQAWKQFHHMCYWELMWCFTYKRAWKMAYFYADLLSKESHWSKAMYIYMKAAYLSMLPKEEERPFGEDEADLFRQVPAFKQKIAGKSPPTEKFAIRKARRYTARCPVRLTVPVLEMMYMWNGFSMIKKQPELTEGMMQTLVEAERTLLESPENEYTLDDRCVIHLLKGMCLKNQGLLQGAEECLHKVCSREKKLRFDHYLIPNALVELSLLYIEQGRRDEAIKLLHKAKHNYKEYSMESRTQFRIHAALAKLKAASVDAEETRL from the exons ATGCGACAAGTGCAAACTGGTCCTGGTCCTGGTCCGAGCGCGGCTGACAGGGAACATAACATGTCCGATGGAAAAGACGCCAATGCTGCTCACAA caACTCCTCCCTGATGAAGAAGAGCCTGGAAGAGAGCCTGGATGAGTGCATGGAGGCCCTGGATCTCTTCCTAAACAATCACTTCAGTGAGAGTCTGGAGAGGCTGCAGTCAAA AGTGGGTGAAAGCATGTACCACTCTCTTATGTACGCCACAGTCCTGGAAATGCAGGCCATGATGACTTTCCAGCATGACGACATTTGCAATGCCGGAGCTACAATGAAGAGCGCTCAGGAACTGTGTCAGAG GTTTCGCCGTAAATCTCCAAATTTAGGGAAGTCCGCAGGGGAGCCGCTCACTGAAG AGCAGCTCCATGCTGAAGTGTGTTACGCAGAATGCCAACTGCAAAGAGCTGCTCTCACCTTCCTTCAG GATGAGAATATGGTGAGTTTTATCAAAGGTGGGATCAAAGTACGAAACAGTTACCTGATTTACAA ACAGTTGCATTCCTATGTAAAATCTCAAACCTGTTTTAAAGGACCCAGCCACAATCACTTAGAGGGCGGGATTTCTTTTGGAATAGGAGCATTTAATCTG ACACTCTCTTTATTTCCACCACGGATACTAAAAGTTTTAGAGTTTGCAGGCTTCTCGGGAGATAAG GAGTACGGTTTGTCCCTGCTTGACGATGGCGCGACAGCATTAAATCTGCGCTCCATGCTGTGTGCTCTGCTGCTGCTTTGTTACTACACGTTTCTCACATTCATACTAGGTAAGGCGCCGCCCCGTAAACTCCTCACACGTCTGACTGATCACTCACTCCTGCCGAGTGATCTGGAAGATGTTGTAtgtctcctcctctccttctCAGGAACGGGTGAGGGACATGTGCTAGAAGCTGAAAGATTGTTGAAAATATTCAGGCTCCGCTATCCTCGG GGAGCAATATTCCTCTTCTTTGCTGGCAGGGCAGAGGAGATGAAAGGAAACATCGATGAG GCAGTGGCTCTATTTGAAGACGGCTGCAAGGCCCAGCAAGCGTGGAAGCAGTTCCACCACATGTGCTACTGGGAGCTGATGTGGTGCTTCACCTATAAGCGAGCGTGGAAGATGGCCTATTTCTATGCAGACCTGTTGAGCAAGGAAAGTCACTGGTCCAAG GCTATGTACATCTACATGAAAGCCGCTTATCTCAGCATGCTGCCTAAGGAGGAGGAACGCCCCTTTGGAGAGGATGAGGCGGATCTCTTTCG ACAAGTGCCTGCCTTCAAGCAGAAGATAGCGGGCAAGTCTCCCCCCACTGAGAAATTTGCAATCCGCAAAGCTCGCCGCTACACTGCCCGCTGCCCAGTCAGGCTAACAGTGCCAGTGCTG GAGATGATGTACATGTGGAATGGTTTTAGCATGATCAAAAAGCAACCGGAGCTGACTGAAGGCATGATGCAGACGCTAGTGGAGGCTGAGCGCACCCTGTTGGAGTCTCCAG AGAATGAGTATACGCTGGATGACCGGTGTGTAATCCACCTACTGAAGGGAATGTGTTTGAAAAACCAAGGGCTCCTCCAGGGTGCTGAGGAATGCCTTCATAAAGTTTGTTCTAG gGAGAAGAAGCTCAGGTTCGACCACTATCTCATTCCCAACGCCCTAGTGGAGCTCAGTCTCCTCTACATTGAACAAGGCCGAAGAGACGAGGCCATCAAACTGCTCCACAAGGCCAA ACACAACTACAAAGAATACTCTATGGAATCTCGTACGCAGTTCAGGATCCATGCCGCTCTGGCCAAACTGAAGGCTGCCTCCGTCGATGCGGAGGAAACTCGTCTGTAG
- the tspan34b gene encoding tetraspanin 35 produces the protein MGCFGFLKFMMFVFNGIIFLAGAAILGVGIWVKVDSGSILGFLGMIEDAPAELSRVLNVGYLLIAAGALLVIVGFLGCCGAVRESECMLLLFFIIILLVFLAEVAGAVVILVFRPLAEDVFRKFGTAAVGSVKKDYGKNSDITGLWDTAMSTFKCCGIFNSSDFMDSPYYVANNNRYPPLCCPDANNKPCNQTVMDNFTAIPGCFVKITQLIDDNTVAIVAVALGIAVLELCAMTVSMILYCKIDSKST, from the exons ATGGGATGCTTTGGATTCCTCAAGTTTatgatgtttgttttcaatggcATTATCTTT TTGGCGGGCGCGGCCATCCTGGGAGTCGGCATCTGGGTAAAGGTGGACAGCGGCTCCATCCTGGGCTTCCTCGGCATGATTGAAGACGCCCCCGCCGAGCTCAGTCGGGTGCTCAACGTGGGCTACCTGCTGATTGCTGCGGGAGCGCTGCTCGTCATCGTCGGCTTTCTAGGCTGCTGCGGGGCCGTCAGAGAGAGCGAGTGCATGCTGCTGCTG TTCTTCATCATAATCCTGCTGGTCTTCCTAGCAGAGGTCGCAGGAGCTGTGGTGATCCTGGTATTTCGACCTTTG GCTGAAGACGTATTTCGAAAGTTTGGCACAGCAGCAGTCGGGAGCGTCAAGAAGGACTATGGGAAGAATTCGGACATCACCGGACTGTGGGATACCGCAATGAGCACA TTCAAATGTTGTGGAATCTTCAACTCCTCGGACTTCATGGACTCTCCGTATTATGTGGCCAACAACAATCGCTATCCGCCTCTGTGCTGTCCAGATGCTAATAATAAGCCCTGTAATCAAACAGTGATGGACAATTTCACG GCAATCCCGGGTTGCTTCGTAAAGATCACGCAACTGATCGATGACAACACGGTGGCGATTGTTGCTGTGGCGCTGGGAATTGCAGTACTTGAG TTATGTGCCATGACGGTTTCCATGATCCTTTACTGCAAGATAGATTCAAAGTCGACCTGA
- the gadd45gip1 gene encoding large ribosomal subunit protein mL64 isoform X1, translating to MAASVLRRRTLVMIRNTFQGISTPQTLNSAKYPSGLLLQTASYNPKPLKLNLRGPYIPDKSSEKTSEWQKTSKYDGKLYGRYGSASGVDPASLWPSHAQLDDVVAEENEWRPPLDVMLNNIAAKQKEETQKRVAKEKLIAENMAKMPKMIADWRREKRESKQKLKEEKARRDKLLAEAKERFGYTVDPRSPKFLEMVAEIEKEEKKKRKLMKRRLREEQLAIPVTPPVSSS from the exons ATGGCCGCGTCCGTTCTCCGCAGAAGGACGCTGGTGATGATCCGTAACACATTTCAAGGGATTTCAACACCCCAAACTCTCAATTCTGCGAAGTATCCGAGCGGGCTCCTGCTACAGACAGCGTCGTATAACCCCAAACCTCTGAAACTGAATCTTCGTGGTCCTTATATTCCAGACAAGAGCAGCGAGAAGACGTCGGAATGGCAGAAGACGAGCAAATACGATGGCAAGCTATACGGCCGCTACGGCTCGGCGTCGGGTGTCGACCCCGCCTCGCTGTGGCCCAGCCACGCACAGCTGGACGACGTCGTCGCGGAGGAAAATGAGTGGCGCCCTCCGCTAGACGTCATGTTGAACAATATCGCGGCCAAGCAAAAGGAAGAAACCCAAAAACGCGTGGCAAA GGAGAAGCTCATCGCAGAAAACATGGCCAAAATGCCCAAGATGATCGCCGACTGGCGCAGAGAGAAGCGTGAAAGTAAACAGAAGTTAAAAGAGGAGAAGGCGCGGCGCGATAAGTTGCTGGCTGAGGCCAAAGAGCGTTTTGGCtacacagtggacccccgcagcCCCAAGTTCTTGGAAATGGTTGCTGAAAttgaaaaagaagagaagaaaaagaggaaacTAATGAAACGCAGACTGAGAGAAGAACAGTTGGCAATCCCTGTCACGCCTCCTGTTTCCTCCTCATAA
- the zgc:158403 gene encoding tetratricopeptide repeat protein 39A isoform X5, protein MLCALLLLCYYTFLTFILGKAPPRKLLTRLTDHSLLPSDLEDVVCLLLSFSGTGEGHVLEAERLLKIFRLRYPRGAIFLFFAGRAEEMKGNIDEAVALFEDGCKAQQAWKQFHHMCYWELMWCFTYKRAWKMAYFYADLLSKESHWSKAMYIYMKAAYLSMLPKEEERPFGEDEADLFRQVPAFKQKIAGKSPPTEKFAIRKARRYTARCPVRLTVPVLEMMYMWNGFSMIKKQPELTEGMMQTLVEAERTLLESPENEYTLDDRCVIHLLKGMCLKNQGLLQGAEECLHKVCSREKKLRFDHYLIPNALVELSLLYIEQGRRDEAIKLLHKAKHNYKEYSMESRTQFRIHAALAKLKAASVDAEETRL, encoded by the exons ATGCTGTGTGCTCTGCTGCTGCTTTGTTACTACACGTTTCTCACATTCATACTAGGTAAGGCGCCGCCCCGTAAACTCCTCACACGTCTGACTGATCACTCACTCCTGCCGAGTGATCTGGAAGATGTTGTAtgtctcctcctctccttctCAGGAACGGGTGAGGGACATGTGCTAGAAGCTGAAAGATTGTTGAAAATATTCAGGCTCCGCTATCCTCGG GGAGCAATATTCCTCTTCTTTGCTGGCAGGGCAGAGGAGATGAAAGGAAACATCGATGAG GCAGTGGCTCTATTTGAAGACGGCTGCAAGGCCCAGCAAGCGTGGAAGCAGTTCCACCACATGTGCTACTGGGAGCTGATGTGGTGCTTCACCTATAAGCGAGCGTGGAAGATGGCCTATTTCTATGCAGACCTGTTGAGCAAGGAAAGTCACTGGTCCAAG GCTATGTACATCTACATGAAAGCCGCTTATCTCAGCATGCTGCCTAAGGAGGAGGAACGCCCCTTTGGAGAGGATGAGGCGGATCTCTTTCG ACAAGTGCCTGCCTTCAAGCAGAAGATAGCGGGCAAGTCTCCCCCCACTGAGAAATTTGCAATCCGCAAAGCTCGCCGCTACACTGCCCGCTGCCCAGTCAGGCTAACAGTGCCAGTGCTG GAGATGATGTACATGTGGAATGGTTTTAGCATGATCAAAAAGCAACCGGAGCTGACTGAAGGCATGATGCAGACGCTAGTGGAGGCTGAGCGCACCCTGTTGGAGTCTCCAG AGAATGAGTATACGCTGGATGACCGGTGTGTAATCCACCTACTGAAGGGAATGTGTTTGAAAAACCAAGGGCTCCTCCAGGGTGCTGAGGAATGCCTTCATAAAGTTTGTTCTAG gGAGAAGAAGCTCAGGTTCGACCACTATCTCATTCCCAACGCCCTAGTGGAGCTCAGTCTCCTCTACATTGAACAAGGCCGAAGAGACGAGGCCATCAAACTGCTCCACAAGGCCAA ACACAACTACAAAGAATACTCTATGGAATCTCGTACGCAGTTCAGGATCCATGCCGCTCTGGCCAAACTGAAGGCTGCCTCCGTCGATGCGGAGGAAACTCGTCTGTAG